In Candidatus Methylomirabilota bacterium, one DNA window encodes the following:
- a CDS encoding OmpA family protein yields MREVVGQQDQKIARADAEAREQAARIVEHADRIAGLNTKVQGIERSVGDVSDRANTALTKAEETDKRLTRLWSQRHTRQQVETVSVHFGFDRWDLDDGAETALRSIIQELQKNPRLTVDLQGYTDPVGTTNYNVGLSQRRVEAVRRYLVKQGVEMPRIQAVGLGPIFDRDSKEAAAKRRRVSVNLMLYPE; encoded by the coding sequence GTGCGTGAGGTCGTCGGCCAGCAAGACCAGAAGATCGCCAGAGCCGACGCCGAGGCCCGCGAGCAGGCCGCGCGCATCGTCGAACACGCCGATCGGATCGCCGGCCTGAACACCAAGGTCCAGGGGATCGAGCGGTCCGTCGGTGACGTCAGCGACCGCGCCAACACCGCCCTGACGAAGGCCGAGGAAACCGACAAGCGGCTGACCCGGCTCTGGTCCCAGCGTCATACCCGCCAGCAGGTGGAGACGGTGTCCGTCCACTTCGGGTTCGACCGCTGGGATCTGGACGATGGCGCCGAGACCGCGCTCCGGTCCATCATCCAGGAGCTCCAGAAGAACCCCCGGCTGACCGTGGATCTCCAGGGATACACGGACCCGGTGGGGACGACCAACTATAACGTCGGGCTGAGTCAGCGGCGGGTCGAGGCGGTGCGACGGTACCTGGTCAAGCAGGGCGTCGAGATGCCGCGCATCCAGGCGGTCGGGCTGGGCCCGATCTTCGACCGGGACAGCAAGGAAGCGGCGGCCAAGCGGCGCCGGGTGTCGGTCAACCTGATGCTGTATCCCGAATAG
- a CDS encoding OB-fold domain-containing protein, with translation MMPEPVHYRGMPLIVPDNDSEWKEYFALARQHRLMLRRCRACGLMRYPPTHACPWCMELQWTWQEASGRGTIYSYEIVVHAIQPGFREVTPYPVVLVELDEQRGRPTSDEALRMVANLIRPDGTMEDSRNVAIGRRVRAVFQDLADQFTLVQFTLTDEPPEGRVWRLPE, from the coding sequence ATGATGCCCGAGCCCGTCCACTACCGGGGGATGCCGTTGATCGTCCCGGACAACGACTCGGAATGGAAGGAGTACTTCGCCCTGGCCCGGCAGCATCGGCTCATGCTGCGGCGCTGCCGAGCGTGCGGGCTGATGCGCTACCCGCCGACGCACGCCTGTCCCTGGTGTATGGAGCTTCAATGGACCTGGCAGGAGGCCAGCGGCCGCGGCACCATCTACTCCTACGAGATCGTCGTGCACGCGATCCAACCCGGGTTCAGGGAGGTCACGCCCTACCCGGTCGTGCTGGTGGAGCTGGACGAACAGCGGGGCAGACCCACATCCGACGAGGCGCTCCGGATGGTCGCGAATCTGATCCGGCCGGACGGGACCATGGAAGACTCGCGGAACGTGGCCATCGGCCGGCGCGTCCGCGCGGTCTTCCAGGACCTCGCCGATCAGTTCACCCTGGTGCAGTTCACGCTGACTGACGAGCCGCCGGAAGGGCGCGTCTGGCGGCTGCCCGAATGA
- the uvrA gene encoding excinuclease ABC subunit UvrA produces MPRPPGLRIEGARQNNLKNVSLEVPHDRLTIVTGVSGSGKSSLAFDTIFAEGQWRYIESLSTYARMFLDRIDRPDVDRMENIRPAVALEQKNPVRTARSTVGTATEVYDYLRLLYAKIGQVHCLACEVPAASHSAESIVDTLLARHPGARALIGFRLAVPAGMPLADLWAALMRRGFARVRLGEEILDLTAPPPATEVAKELVVVLDRVTLDAARRARLTESVEAALREGSGRMEVDVVGAGVLAFAEALKCPQCGAALERPQPLLFSFNHPLGACPECRGFGNILQYDEGLVVPDPTRTLAEGAVEPWTYPSGRRYQRQLVKAARRLGLDTSKPYNTLTEAERRLVYEGDDGFPGIRGFFEEVESYRYKLHVRVFLSRYRSQSRCPACQGKRLKPAALAVRVGGLTIADVCALTIEQAFRTLTGLRLSAWESTIAREILKQLGAKLTFLLRVGLGYLSLSRQTRSLSGGEAQRINLANQLGSQLVGTLYVLDEPSIGLHARDTARLADLCRELAQAGNTVIVVEHDRTFIDAADHIVELGPGSGERGGELVFSGPKVEFAKASHSLTARYLTGRESISVPPGRRPGRRHLVLTGAREHNLKNVVLRIPLGTLTVVSGVSGSGKSTLVHDTLYRAVARAFKSDFALPGAYDSLAGLEYLKGVRLIDQEPIGRTPRSNPVTYVKAFDEIRKLYAAQPKARALGLPAGAFSFNVPGGRCEKCQGDGFEKLEMYFFEDVYVTCQECEGRRYRPDVLSVKHRGRNIAAALKMTVDEAVEFFAAHSTLARRLRVLGDVGLGYLRLGQPATTLSGGEAQRLKIAAELGARTAGDMLYILDEPTTGLHLDDVKRLLGVLNRLVDAGNTVLVVEHHLDVIKSADWVIDLGPEGGDEGGEIIAEGPPEIVVQTPGSYTGKFLAEILPRLNGKNCRP; encoded by the coding sequence ATGCCGCGCCCCCCGGGGCTCCGGATCGAAGGCGCCCGGCAGAACAACCTGAAGAACGTCTCTCTGGAGGTCCCCCATGACCGCCTGACCATCGTCACCGGCGTTTCGGGGTCGGGCAAGTCGTCGCTGGCGTTCGACACCATCTTCGCCGAGGGACAGTGGCGCTACATCGAGTCGCTGAGCACCTACGCCCGGATGTTCCTCGATCGGATCGATCGGCCGGATGTGGACCGGATGGAGAACATCCGGCCGGCCGTGGCGCTGGAGCAGAAAAACCCCGTCCGGACTGCTCGCTCCACCGTCGGCACGGCCACCGAGGTTTACGACTACCTGCGTCTGCTCTACGCCAAGATCGGCCAGGTCCACTGCCTGGCCTGTGAGGTCCCGGCCGCCTCCCACTCGGCCGAGTCGATCGTGGACACCTTGCTGGCCCGGCACCCGGGTGCCCGGGCGCTGATCGGCTTCCGTCTCGCCGTCCCCGCCGGGATGCCCCTGGCCGATCTGTGGGCGGCCTTGATGCGACGGGGCTTCGCGCGCGTGCGCCTGGGCGAGGAGATTCTCGATCTGACCGCTCCACCGCCGGCGACCGAGGTCGCCAAGGAGCTGGTCGTCGTCCTGGATCGCGTGACGCTCGACGCCGCACGACGAGCCCGTCTGACCGAGTCCGTGGAGGCCGCCCTGCGCGAGGGCAGCGGCCGGATGGAGGTGGACGTCGTGGGCGCCGGCGTGCTGGCCTTTGCCGAGGCGCTCAAGTGCCCGCAGTGCGGCGCAGCTCTCGAGCGGCCCCAACCCCTGCTGTTCTCCTTCAACCATCCCCTGGGGGCCTGCCCCGAATGCCGGGGCTTCGGCAACATCCTCCAGTACGACGAAGGCCTCGTGGTGCCCGATCCCACGCGCACCCTGGCCGAGGGCGCGGTGGAGCCATGGACCTACCCCTCGGGACGGCGGTACCAGCGGCAGCTCGTCAAGGCGGCGCGGCGCCTCGGCCTCGACACGAGCAAGCCGTACAACACGCTCACGGAGGCGGAGCGCCGCCTGGTGTACGAGGGCGACGACGGCTTTCCCGGCATCCGGGGCTTCTTCGAGGAGGTGGAGTCCTACCGCTACAAGCTGCACGTCCGGGTGTTCCTCTCCCGCTACCGCAGCCAGTCGCGCTGTCCGGCCTGCCAGGGGAAGCGGCTCAAGCCGGCGGCGTTGGCCGTCCGGGTCGGCGGGCTGACGATCGCGGACGTGTGCGCCCTGACGATCGAGCAGGCCTTCCGGACGCTGACCGGGCTGCGATTGTCGGCCTGGGAGAGCACCATCGCCCGGGAAATCCTCAAGCAGCTCGGCGCCAAGCTCACCTTCCTGCTTCGCGTCGGGCTCGGCTACCTGAGCCTGTCTCGCCAGACCCGATCGCTGTCAGGCGGCGAGGCGCAACGCATCAATTTGGCCAACCAGCTCGGCTCGCAGCTCGTCGGCACCTTGTACGTCCTCGACGAGCCCTCCATCGGCCTGCACGCGCGCGACACCGCCCGTCTCGCCGATCTCTGCCGGGAGCTGGCCCAGGCCGGCAACACCGTCATCGTGGTCGAGCACGATCGGACCTTCATCGACGCCGCCGACCACATCGTGGAGCTGGGGCCCGGTTCGGGGGAGCGCGGCGGGGAGCTCGTGTTCAGCGGCCCGAAGGTCGAGTTCGCCAAGGCCTCGCACTCCCTCACCGCCCGCTACCTCACGGGCCGGGAGTCGATCTCGGTGCCGCCGGGGCGCCGTCCGGGCCGCCGGCACCTCGTGCTGACCGGCGCCCGCGAGCACAATCTCAAAAACGTCGTCCTGCGCATCCCGCTCGGCACCCTGACCGTGGTGAGCGGGGTCTCCGGCTCGGGCAAATCGACGCTCGTGCACGACACGCTGTACCGCGCCGTGGCCCGCGCCTTCAAGAGCGACTTCGCCCTTCCCGGGGCCTATGACAGCCTCGCCGGGCTGGAGTATCTCAAGGGCGTTCGCCTCATCGATCAGGAGCCGATCGGCCGCACCCCCCGCTCGAATCCCGTCACCTACGTGAAGGCCTTCGACGAGATCCGGAAGCTGTATGCCGCCCAGCCGAAGGCCAGGGCGCTCGGTCTGCCGGCGGGCGCCTTCTCCTTCAACGTCCCCGGGGGGCGCTGCGAGAAGTGTCAGGGCGACGGGTTCGAGAAACTCGAGATGTACTTCTTCGAAGACGTCTATGTGACCTGCCAGGAATGCGAGGGCCGCCGGTACCGGCCGGACGTGCTCTCCGTGAAGCACCGGGGGCGCAACATCGCCGCCGCGCTGAAGATGACGGTCGACGAGGCCGTCGAGTTCTTCGCGGCCCACAGCACGCTGGCGCGTCGTCTCCGTGTGCTGGGGGACGTCGGCCTGGGGTATCTGCGGCTGGGCCAGCCCGCCACGACGTTGTCGGGCGGCGAGGCCCAGCGGCTCAAGATCGCCGCCGAGCTCGGGGCGCGGACCGCCGGCGACATGCTGTATATCCTCGACGAGCCGACGACCGGGCTGCACCTGGACGACGTGAAACGCCTCCTGGGCGTGCTGAACCGGCTGGTGGACGCCGGCAACACCGTGCTGGTGGTGGAGCACCACCTCGACGTCATCAAGTCGGCGGACTGGGTGATCGACCTCGGTCCCGAGGGGGGCGACGAGGGCGGCGAGATCATCGCCGAGGGCCCGCCCGAGATTGTGGTCCAGACTCCCGGCTCCTACACCGGCAAGTTCCTGGCCGAGATCCTGCCCCGGCTCAACGGCAAGAACTGTCGCCCCTGA
- a CDS encoding sigma-54 dependent transcriptional regulator, with protein sequence MHDRIRVLVVDDDAEVRALLGRVLTKAGFTVGEAVSGAEGMALLGRHEYDVALVDVKLPDASGLDILRWAREAEADTEFIVLTGNADVETAVEAMRLGAYDFLGKPWRNAELVEVLGKAAEKKKLRRENSALREVMTRRDGLPQIVGATPEVQDLISIIGRVAQSDSPVLILGESGTGKELVARTIHLKSRRASRSFVSVNCGAFPDTLLETELFGHKRGAFSGAVASRVGLFEAADGGTLFLDEIGEMSPAMQVRLLRVLDSGEVRRVGEERAFHVDARILAATNKDLSREAAEGRFRWDLFYRVSTISVPVPSLRQRRADIPLLVQHFTGPATRGKSLKFAAEAMDRLMSYSWPGNIRELRNLVERLMILHEGDEVRVNDLPAELGAPARAAPEPEAALVSLQEIERRHVERVLQATGWNKAQAARVLDVDIKTLNKKIRDYGLSRSA encoded by the coding sequence ATGCACGATCGCATCCGCGTGCTGGTCGTGGACGACGATGCTGAGGTTCGTGCGCTGCTCGGCCGGGTTCTCACCAAGGCCGGATTCACGGTGGGCGAGGCGGTCTCCGGCGCCGAGGGGATGGCCCTTCTCGGCCGGCACGAGTACGACGTGGCCCTCGTCGATGTGAAGCTTCCCGACGCATCCGGTCTCGACATCCTTCGCTGGGCCCGTGAGGCCGAGGCCGACACGGAGTTCATCGTCCTCACCGGCAACGCGGATGTGGAGACCGCGGTGGAAGCCATGCGGCTGGGCGCCTACGATTTTCTCGGGAAACCCTGGCGCAACGCCGAGCTCGTGGAGGTCCTGGGCAAGGCCGCGGAAAAGAAGAAGCTGCGCCGGGAGAACTCCGCGCTCCGAGAGGTGATGACCCGTCGTGACGGCCTCCCCCAGATCGTGGGGGCGACGCCGGAAGTTCAGGATCTGATCTCGATCATCGGGCGGGTCGCCCAGAGCGACAGTCCGGTTCTCATCCTCGGTGAGAGCGGGACCGGCAAGGAGCTCGTCGCCCGGACCATCCACCTCAAGAGCCGCCGGGCGAGCCGGTCGTTCGTGTCGGTCAACTGCGGCGCGTTTCCCGACACCCTCCTCGAGACGGAGCTGTTCGGGCACAAGCGCGGCGCATTCAGCGGGGCCGTGGCCTCGCGGGTCGGTCTGTTCGAGGCCGCGGACGGCGGGACGCTGTTCCTGGACGAGATCGGTGAGATGTCTCCCGCCATGCAAGTGCGCCTCTTGCGTGTGCTCGATTCCGGCGAGGTGCGCCGGGTCGGCGAAGAGCGGGCGTTTCACGTGGACGCGCGGATCCTGGCCGCCACCAACAAGGATCTGAGCCGGGAAGCCGCCGAGGGGCGGTTCCGCTGGGACCTGTTCTACCGGGTGAGCACGATCAGTGTGCCCGTTCCCTCCCTGCGGCAACGCCGGGCCGACATCCCGCTGCTGGTCCAGCACTTCACCGGGCCCGCCACCCGGGGCAAGTCCCTGAAGTTCGCCGCCGAGGCCATGGACCGACTGATGAGCTATTCGTGGCCCGGCAACATCCGGGAGCTGCGGAACCTGGTCGAGCGCCTGATGATCCTGCACGAGGGCGACGAGGTCCGCGTCAATGACTTACCGGCCGAGCTGGGCGCGCCCGCCCGCGCCGCCCCCGAGCCGGAAGCTGCGCTGGTCTCGTTGCAGGAGATCGAGCGCCGCCACGTCGAGCGCGTGCTTCAGGCCACCGGCTGGAACAAGGCCCAGGCCGCGCGAGTCCTCGACGTCGACATCAAGACCCTGAACAAGAAGATCCGCGACTACGGCCTGAGCCGTTCTGCCTGA
- a CDS encoding cytochrome c has protein sequence MGRVWIMVTAAVLAVAAGCGDRPQLNAEAERGRQVYLTQCTACHATDPSQAGPLGPPVKGSSRELLEAKVLRGTYPPGYQPKRPTHLMPPQPALAPDIPPLAAYLE, from the coding sequence ATGGGACGAGTCTGGATCATGGTGACGGCGGCGGTGCTGGCCGTGGCCGCCGGCTGCGGCGACCGGCCACAATTGAATGCTGAGGCCGAACGCGGGCGCCAGGTCTACCTCACGCAGTGCACGGCGTGCCACGCGACCGACCCGTCCCAGGCCGGGCCGCTCGGGCCTCCGGTCAAAGGCTCGTCCCGCGAGTTGCTGGAGGCCAAGGTGCTCCGAGGCACGTACCCGCCGGGCTACCAGCCCAAGCGTCCCACCCACCTCATGCCGCCCCAGCCGGCGCTCGCTCCCGACATTCCGCCGCTCGCTGCATACCTGGAATGA
- a CDS encoding urate hydroxylase PuuD, translating to MALFSGEGWLFFLRWFHFLAGITWIGLLYYFNFVQTPYFAGAEAPVRSGMITGGLVERALWWFRWGAMLTFITGWLIILHKIGQLGLDGFFNTSYGWAIFYGGMLGSILWFNVWFVIWPAQQVVIASARQVAKGGQAIAEAAARGQRGGFASRTNTLLSIPMLFFMGAASHLPMFAQATGGAIAGALILLTIVLIAAEANAMVGTTGPGKKVLGSVKGTFWAGFVLTAILYFGLEIMFP from the coding sequence ATGGCGCTGTTCAGCGGAGAGGGTTGGCTGTTCTTCCTGCGGTGGTTCCATTTCCTCGCCGGGATCACCTGGATCGGGCTGCTCTACTACTTTAACTTCGTCCAGACTCCTTACTTCGCGGGGGCTGAGGCTCCCGTCCGTAGCGGCATGATCACCGGCGGCCTGGTCGAGCGGGCTTTGTGGTGGTTCCGGTGGGGCGCCATGCTCACGTTCATCACCGGCTGGCTCATCATCCTGCACAAGATCGGACAACTCGGGCTCGACGGCTTCTTCAACACCTCGTACGGCTGGGCCATCTTCTACGGTGGGATGTTGGGCAGCATCTTGTGGTTCAACGTCTGGTTCGTGATCTGGCCGGCCCAGCAGGTGGTCATCGCCTCGGCGAGGCAGGTCGCCAAGGGCGGACAGGCCATCGCGGAGGCCGCGGCCCGGGGGCAGCGGGGCGGGTTCGCATCCCGGACGAACACCCTGCTCTCGATTCCCATGCTGTTCTTCATGGGCGCGGCCAGCCATCTGCCCATGTTCGCTCAGGCCACCGGTGGGGCCATCGCTGGCGCTCTCATCCTGCTGACCATCGTCTTGATCGCCGCCGAGGCCAACGCCATGGTCGGCACGACGGGGCCCGGCAAGAAGGTGCTCGGCAGCGTCAAAGGCACGTTCTGGGCGGGTTTCGTTCTGACCGCGATCCTCTACTTCGGGCTGGAGATCATGTTCCCCTGA
- a CDS encoding transcriptional repressor codes for MTEPRRLIDRLQGRPDWRMTAQRRVIAQALDGDHVHLTVEQVFQRARRHLPELSLATVYNTLNELVALKELQQMEVPGSPTRYDPNTEHRHDHLVCLRCGEVHDVFPRGKLQLPESQRFGHRIVGQETVFKGYCPRCSHSEHR; via the coding sequence GTGACGGAGCCACGCCGACTTATCGACCGCCTGCAGGGCCGGCCCGACTGGCGCATGACGGCGCAGCGCCGGGTGATCGCCCAGGCCCTCGACGGCGATCACGTGCATCTGACGGTCGAGCAGGTCTTCCAGCGGGCGCGGCGTCACCTGCCCGAGCTCAGCCTGGCCACCGTCTACAACACCCTCAACGAGCTGGTCGCGCTGAAGGAGCTCCAGCAAATGGAGGTCCCCGGCAGCCCGACCCGGTACGACCCGAACACCGAGCACCGGCACGATCACCTGGTGTGTCTCCGGTGCGGTGAAGTCCACGACGTGTTTCCCCGCGGGAAACTCCAGCTGCCGGAGTCCCAGCGCTTCGGTCACCGGATCGTCGGTCAGGAAACGGTGTTCAAAGGCTACTGCCCGCGCTGCAGCCACTCCGAACACCGTTGA
- a CDS encoding rubrerythrin family protein — protein sequence MTKLKGSKTHENLKHAFAGESQANRRYLYFAKVADVEGYPEIAGNFRETAEGETGHAHGHLDYLKAVGDPATDLAIGPTDANLRAAIAGETYEYTDMYPGMAKTARAEGFPEIADWFETLAKAEKSHAGRFEKLLKTIS from the coding sequence ATGACGAAGCTGAAAGGATCGAAGACCCACGAGAACCTCAAGCACGCGTTTGCCGGGGAGTCGCAGGCCAACCGGCGGTACCTCTACTTCGCCAAGGTGGCGGACGTGGAGGGCTACCCGGAGATCGCGGGCAACTTCCGTGAGACCGCGGAAGGCGAGACGGGGCACGCCCACGGCCATCTGGATTACCTGAAGGCGGTCGGGGACCCCGCCACCGACCTGGCGATCGGGCCGACGGACGCCAATCTTCGGGCGGCCATCGCCGGAGAGACCTACGAGTACACCGATATGTACCCCGGCATGGCCAAGACGGCGCGGGCCGAGGGCTTCCCGGAGATCGCCGACTGGTTCGAGACGCTGGCCAAGGCGGAGAAGTCGCACGCCGGTCGTTTCGAGAAGCTGCTGAAGACGATCAGCTAA
- a CDS encoding heterodisulfide reductase-related iron-sulfur binding cluster, translating into MSDDTDIVSYQPTAGLSYDPADPVYWDRDGLAGELRRTFAICHGCRLCFKYCDVFPNLFDLIDRRHQGEIPLITLEATAVLDDCFQCKLCEVNCPYTVRDGHEYRLDFPKLVHRQRAVQVQACGRRLRDRLLGDPDRAGRVARASLGLANLASRSRMLRWLLEKAVGIHRGKLLPPFARRTFEDWARRTGRLTATPPAEVVLFQTCFVQHNAPEIGADTVEVLERNGVTVRCVAGLRCCGMPAWEKGDLAGVQAAARDNLRRLRPFVEQGARIVAINPTCSMMLRREYPGLVDPADREAAARVAAATMDPAEFLWGIRDEPRFNTAFQSAPEGTIAYHVPCHLRAQGIGFKSRDLLRKIPGVRLAMVMECSGHDGTYAMTVEGFEPSRRIGIKAFAAMQVAEASVWTSDCPLAALQFAQHAGAHPLHPMSVLARAYRPDGFPRRLAPAPAAGPEPR; encoded by the coding sequence ATGTCTGACGACACCGACATCGTCTCGTATCAACCGACAGCAGGACTGTCGTACGACCCTGCCGATCCCGTGTACTGGGACCGGGACGGTCTGGCCGGTGAGTTGCGGCGCACGTTCGCCATCTGCCACGGGTGCCGGCTCTGCTTCAAATACTGCGACGTCTTCCCGAACCTGTTCGACCTGATCGACCGCCGACACCAGGGCGAAATCCCCCTCATCACGCTCGAGGCCACGGCGGTCCTCGACGACTGTTTCCAGTGCAAGCTGTGCGAGGTGAACTGCCCGTACACCGTGCGGGATGGCCACGAGTACCGGCTGGATTTTCCGAAGCTCGTGCATCGGCAGCGGGCTGTGCAGGTGCAGGCCTGTGGCCGGCGCCTCCGCGACCGATTGCTGGGCGATCCGGACCGGGCCGGCCGCGTGGCCCGGGCCAGTCTGGGCCTGGCCAACCTGGCCAGCCGCTCCCGGATGCTCCGCTGGCTGCTCGAAAAGGCCGTGGGCATCCATCGCGGCAAGCTGTTGCCGCCCTTTGCCCGGCGAACCTTCGAGGACTGGGCCCGGCGGACCGGCCGGCTGACCGCGACGCCGCCCGCGGAGGTCGTGCTCTTTCAGACGTGTTTCGTCCAACACAATGCGCCCGAGATCGGAGCCGACACGGTGGAGGTCCTGGAGCGGAACGGAGTCACCGTTCGCTGCGTGGCCGGGCTGCGCTGCTGCGGGATGCCGGCGTGGGAGAAGGGGGACCTCGCGGGCGTGCAGGCTGCGGCGCGCGACAATCTCCGGCGCCTCCGCCCGTTCGTGGAGCAGGGGGCCCGCATCGTGGCCATCAACCCGACCTGCTCCATGATGCTGCGCCGGGAGTATCCCGGCCTCGTCGATCCGGCCGACCGTGAGGCCGCCGCCCGGGTGGCCGCAGCCACCATGGACCCCGCGGAGTTCTTGTGGGGGATCCGGGACGAGCCTCGCTTCAATACGGCGTTTCAAAGCGCACCCGAGGGCACCATCGCCTACCACGTGCCTTGCCACCTGCGGGCCCAGGGCATCGGCTTCAAGAGCCGGGACCTGCTGCGCAAGATCCCCGGAGTCCGGCTGGCCATGGTCATGGAGTGCAGCGGCCACGACGGCACCTACGCGATGACGGTCGAAGGGTTCGAGCCCTCCCGCCGCATCGGCATCAAAGCCTTTGCGGCCATGCAGGTGGCCGAGGCGAGCGTCTGGACCAGCGACTGCCCCCTGGCCGCGCTCCAGTTCGCCCAGCACGCCGGGGCGCATCCGCTGCACCCCATGTCGGTCCTGGCCCGGGCCTACCGTCCGGACGGCTTCCCCCGTCGCCTCGCGCCGGCGCCGGCCGCGGGCCCGGAGCCCCGCTGA
- a CDS encoding DUF3501 family protein: MTRQVRVADLLDAGAYESQRPAFRDEVFRAKDRRRIHVGEYFTFLFENTLTIRYQIQEMIRAEHIADRAAIQHEVDTYNGLLGGPGELGCTLLIEIDDPALRATRLREWYGLPEHVYVRLPDGGTVRASFDESQRGQGRLSSVQYLKFRVGSAVPVAVGIDLPGLAAEVPLTPAQRAALTEDLE, encoded by the coding sequence ATGACCCGACAGGTGCGCGTGGCCGACCTCCTCGATGCCGGCGCCTACGAGAGCCAGCGGCCCGCGTTTCGCGACGAGGTGTTCCGGGCCAAGGACCGGCGGCGGATCCACGTCGGCGAGTACTTCACCTTTCTCTTCGAGAACACGCTGACGATCCGCTACCAGATCCAGGAGATGATCCGCGCCGAGCACATCGCCGACCGGGCGGCCATCCAGCACGAGGTGGACACCTACAACGGCTTGCTGGGCGGACCGGGGGAGCTCGGCTGCACCCTGCTGATCGAGATCGATGACCCCGCCCTGCGGGCCACGCGGCTCCGCGAGTGGTACGGGCTCCCCGAGCACGTCTACGTGCGCTTGCCGGATGGCGGCACCGTGCGAGCCAGCTTCGACGAGTCCCAGCGCGGTCAGGGGCGCCTCTCCTCGGTGCAGTACCTGAAGTTCCGGGTGGGGTCGGCAGTGCCGGTCGCGGTGGGCATCGACCTGCCCGGCCTCGCCGCCGAGGTGCCCTTGACCCCCGCCCAGCGGGCGGCCCTCACCGAAGATCTCGAGTAG
- a CDS encoding enoyl-CoA hydratase, whose protein sequence is MSGADDILVERDGAIATVVFNRPRVRNAINLAMWGEIARVTNDLAKDDDVRAVVYRGAGSEAFASGADISEFKEQRKDTETALRYNAQTHAAHVALRECPKPTIAMIYGFCMGGAMAVAMACDLRFAAEGSKFGIPAGRLGIIYGADAVGQLVDLVGPAYAKDILYSARTVSDREALAMGFIQRLFPAADLERETYEYLRRVADNAPLSVRGSKVTVESYLAGLTEERRARLREQQLEVFESEDYKEGTRAFLEKRPPRFQGR, encoded by the coding sequence ATGAGCGGAGCCGACGATATCCTCGTAGAACGCGATGGCGCCATCGCCACCGTCGTCTTCAATCGACCGCGCGTGCGCAACGCCATCAATCTGGCCATGTGGGGGGAGATCGCCCGCGTCACGAACGACCTGGCCAAGGACGACGACGTGCGTGCCGTCGTGTATCGGGGCGCGGGCAGCGAGGCCTTCGCCTCGGGGGCCGACATCTCCGAGTTCAAGGAACAGCGCAAGGATACCGAGACCGCGCTGCGCTACAACGCCCAGACCCACGCGGCCCACGTCGCGCTGCGCGAGTGTCCCAAGCCCACCATCGCCATGATCTACGGCTTCTGCATGGGGGGTGCCATGGCCGTCGCCATGGCCTGCGACCTGCGGTTCGCCGCGGAAGGCTCGAAGTTCGGGATCCCGGCCGGACGGCTCGGCATCATCTATGGCGCCGACGCGGTGGGGCAACTGGTCGATCTGGTCGGACCGGCCTATGCCAAGGACATCCTCTATTCGGCCCGCACGGTGAGCGATCGTGAAGCGCTGGCCATGGGCTTCATCCAGCGCCTGTTCCCGGCGGCCGACCTGGAGCGCGAGACATACGAGTATCTCCGCCGGGTGGCGGACAATGCGCCGCTCTCGGTCCGCGGGTCGAAGGTCACGGTGGAGAGCTACCTGGCCGGCCTGACCGAAGAGCGCCGCGCTCGCCTGCGCGAGCAGCAGCTCGAGGTCTTCGAGAGCGAGGACTACAAGGAGGGTACGCGGGCGTTCCTGGAGAAGCGGCCCCCGCGATTCCAGGGCCGCTAG